Proteins from one Drosophila gunungcola strain Sukarami chromosome 3R, Dgunungcola_SK_2, whole genome shotgun sequence genomic window:
- the LOC128256345 gene encoding transcription initiation factor IIA subunit 2, which yields MSYQLYRNTTLGNTLQESLDELIQYGQITPGLAFKVLLQFDKSINNALNQRVKARVTFKAGKLNTYRFCDNVWTLMLNDVEFREVHEFVKVDKVKIVACDGKSGEF from the exons ATGTCTTACCAACTGTACCGCAACACCACGCTGGGAAACACCTTGCAGGAGAGCCTGGATGAGCTGATTCAG TACGGCCAGATCACGCCCGGACTGGCGTTCAAGGTGCTGCTGCAGTTCGACAAGAGCATCAACAACGCCCTCAACCAGCGGGTCAAGGCCCGCGTGACCTTTAaggctggcaaactgaacacCTACCGCTTCTGCGACAATGTCTGGACACTCATGCTCAACGACGTCGAGTTCCGCGAGGTGCACGAGTTCGTCAAGGTGGACAAGGTCAAGATCGTGGCCTGCGACGGCAAGAGCGGCGAATTCTGA
- the LOC128256236 gene encoding protein Skeletor, isoforms B/C isoform X2, with protein MLAMKDKPWLLLFGLLAALSCLASFGDAAYPYYGTKIGALTRLHHGVSGDVYAVDSRTIFIKKFNYDGEAPAAYFYVGNTVRPSNEGAARLRDERGGTASLTRRYRNKDVTLSLPEGKTLRDIKWFSVWCDEFAVNFGDVAIPANLDFPRPQKISALRGVHGVSSDNIVIVDAQTLLVPNFSYDGEAPDAKFWVGRGQRPTSEGLRIPDENGKENPLRRYERKTIVLTLPEDLTIFDIGHFGVWCEAFTVDFGHVRLPEGLNVPPSLKMLGISPQSKLNCEVLYDDLAFEVRWAVAGESIVVQLVAKLDPNHYMSFGISPSKNISQMIGADAVVAWVDPQTGNGFATDYFLEGKAQCSGGRGACPDTKISEKTNSIRLLNAAMVNGYSIVTYQRSLAATDRLDLPISITDAESVVWAIGPLNDFREVSFHTFYNKHLHQIEFGRQPKWNCPLPEGARPGSNSSEQEDSAPAAQSSTGGAGYPPAGRPHVEPDEEFYENRAEALHRQPPQRRPETAIVTQRRPVPTPKPVNSNGAWDIPAIQCHEPEDGVFYAQMGPTGGKHGYPAITGHVGWGISWYINGLLIPEIHVVRGRTYTFVVEGGNNPDIPAKYHPFYISDDPVGGYEHKREEEKKAVRIYAGVHRSRSGQVTPTGVGRLCNWTPDVEGPPADDYQSFGAYQRTLTLKCDAGEPGVISWKPDRSTPDTVYYHCFTHRYLGWKIHVHDACDSEAGGPKGAASERHEIRLPAESEPEPAPVHEDYAGEASVRHETKMASALLRLSRRAY; from the exons ATGCTGGCAATGAAGGATAAACCTTGGCTGCTGCTATTTGGCCTATTGGCCGCATTAAGCT GCTTAGCCAGCTTCGGAGACGCGGCTTACCCGTACTATGGCACCAAGATCGGAGCCCTGACCCGCCTGCACCACGGTGTCTCCGGCGATGTGTACGCCGTGGACTCGCGCACCATTTTCATCAAGAAGTTCAATTACGACGGCGAGGCGCCGGCGGCCTACTTCTATGTGGGCAATACGGTGCGGCCCAGCAACGAGGGTGCCGCCCGGCTGAGGGACGAGAGGGGCGGAACCGCCTCCCTGACCCGCCGCTACCGGAACAAGGACGTCACCCTGTCGCTGCCCGAGGGCAAAACGCTGCGCGACATCAAATGGTTCTCGGTGTGGTGCGATGAGTTCGCGGTCAACTTCGGCGACGTCGCCATTCCGGCCAACTTGGACTTCCCGCGTCCGCAGAAGATCAGCGCCCTGAGGGGAGTGCACGGAGTCTCCTCCGACAACATTGTGATCGTGGACGCCCAGACGCTGCTGGTGCCCAACTTCAGCTACGACGGCGAGGCGCCAG ATGCCAAGTTCTGGGTGGGGCGTGGCCAGCGGCCCACGTCCGAGGGTCTGAGGATTCCGGACGAGAACGGCAAGGAGAACCCGCTGCGCCGCTACGAGCGCAAGACGATCGTGCTGACCCTGCCCGAGGATCTGACCATCTTCGACATCGGCCACTTTGGCGTGTGGTGCGAGGCCTTTACCGTCGATTTCGGCCATGTCCGCCTGCCGGAGGGCCTCAATGTGCCGCCCTCGCTAAAGATGCTCGGCATTAGTCCACAG TCGAAGCTCAACTGCGAGGTGCTCTACGACGATCTAGCCTTCGAGGTCCGCTGGGCGGTGGCCGGCGAGAGCATCGTGGTCCAGTTGGTGGCCAAATTGG ATCCGAACCACTACATGTCGTTCGGCATCTCGCCGAGCAAGAACATCAGCCAGATGATTGGCGCAGATGCGGTGGTGGCCTGGGTGGATCCCCAGACCGGAAACGGATTTGCAACGGACTACTTCCTGGAGGGCAAGGCGCAGTGTTCGGGCGGACGTGGTGCCTGTCCGGACACCAAGATCTCGGAGAAGACCAACTCCATACGGCTGCTAAATGCTGCCATGGTCAATGGCTACTCGATTGTGACCTACCAAAGATCCCTGGCTGCCACGGATCGCCTGGATCTGCCCATCTCGATCACGGACGCCGAGTCGGTGGTCTGGGCCATTGGACCGCTGAACGATTTCCGAGAGGTCTCCTTCCACACGTTCTACAACAAGCACCTGCACCAGATCGAGTTCGGCCGCCAGCCCAAGTGGAATTGTCCCTTGCCCGAGGGCGCTCGTCCTGGCAGCAACTCCTCCGAGCAGGAAGACTCCGCCCCCGCAGCCCAGAGTTCAACGGGTGGAGCGGGCTATCCGCCAGCGGGAAGACCCCATGTGGAGCCTGACGAGGAGTTCTACGAGAACCGGGCGGAGGCACTGCATCGCCAGCCACCGCAGAGGCGCCCGGAGACCGCCATTGTCACCCAACGGCGACCAGTGCCCACACCGAAGCCAGTGAACAGCAATGGCGCCTGGGACATCCCAGCCATCCAGTGCCACGAGCCAGAGGACGGAGTCTTCTACGCCCAGATGGGTCCCACGGGCGGCAAACACGGTTATCCAGCCATCACAG GTCACGTCGGCTGGGGCATTTCCTGGTACATCAACGGACTACTTATCCCCGAGATCCATGTGGTGCGCGGCAGGACCTACACCTTTGTGGTGGAGGGCGGCAACAATCCGGACATTCCGGCCAAGTACCATCCTTTCTACATCAGTGACGATCCTGTGGGAGGATACGAGCACAAACGCGAGGAGGAAAAGAAG GCCGTTCGCATCTACGCCGGAGTGCATCGCTCCCGATCTGGCCAGGTCACGCCCACGGGAGTGGGTCGCCTCTGCAACTGGACGCCGGACGTAGAGGGTCCTCCGGCCGACGATTACCAGTCCTTCGGCGCGTACCAGCGCACCCTGACCCTCAAGTGCGACGCCGGAGAGCCGGGCGTGATCAGCTGGAAGCCAGACAGAAGTACGCCGGACACAGTGTACTACCACTGCTTCACGCACCGCTACCTGGGATGGAAGATCCACGTCCACGACGCCTGCGACTCGGAGGCGGGCGGTCCGAAGGGAGCGGCCTCCGAACGCCACGAGATCCGGCTGCCGGCGGAATCGGAACCGGAACCGGCGCCCGTGCACGAGGACTACGCCGGAGAGGCGTCCGTTCGGCACGAAACCAAG ATGGCATCCGCGCTGCTGAGGCTCTCGAGGAGAGCCTACTGA
- the LOC128256248 gene encoding bromodomain-containing protein 3 — protein MAEPKSEEPQAKPPPRNEPDLQPVNGIVQPPVIPPPNRPGRRTNVLENLKSVLNCIWRSRWAYHFRQPVDAVALGLPNYHKLIKHPMDLGTIKKRLHNNYYWQADEALDDFELIFENCMLFNLEGTLVHQAGKELRNAFYTRLASIDLSREEELKPKQEKRKRKATDAQDTAPVSAVAPPLAPSRTSRHCPTPIPGMSPLPAPLRHMLPPTLIPTYMPNSLVNPFTSMLPFPSIISPLKNPWELAHLKPGTLGNNLKLPSEKQATPPNPYPPIVLPPPLTSAPLEPLIMPLPKTPPSPPPPPPPPPKPKPTVICYKSLDRMIEKRHCDHLLRSMVKRKRRQFTWAFNRADHWRRYSQNPDYDHDREEKLDWKVLQDRLDADIFLSLEGFVSSVRRMFQNALRCFPDDGLVKTSVKKSNEIFEKRLCKYKELIAKAKERARELVASKEKDVNALRHPSDQEASGTKIESELEPASEGLRKSETPVEKPDKSGIISPSPSKGSSPVNRTP, from the coding sequence ATGGCCGAGCCGAAGTCGGAGGAGCCGCAGGCCAAGCCTCCGCCGCGCAATGAACCGGATCTGCAGCCGGTGAATGGGATCGTCCAGCCGCCGGTCATTCCGCCGCCGAATCGACCAGGTCGCCGGACCAATGTGCTGGAGAACCTCAAGTCCGTGCTGAACTGCATCTGGCGGAGTCGCTGGGCCTATCACTTCCGCCAGCCCGTGGATGCGGTGGCCTTGGGTCTGCCCAACTACCACAAGTTGATCAAGCACCCGATGGACTTGGGCACGATCAAGAAGCGCCTGCACAACAACTACTACTGGCAGGCGGACGAGGCGCTGGATGACTTCGAGCTGATCTTCGAGAACTGCATGCTCTTCAACCTGGAGGGCACCTTAGTCCACCAGGCGGGCAAGGAGCTGCGGAACGCCTTCTACACTCGCCTGGCCTCGATAGATCTGAGCAGGGAGGAGGAACTGAAGCCCAAGCAGGAGAAGCGCAAGAGAAAGGCTACCGACGCACAGGACACTGCTCCGGTTTCAGCCGTGGCACCTCCTCTGGCTCCAAGTCGAACTTCAAGGCACTGTCCAACACCCATTCCTGGGATGAGCCCCCTGCCAGCTCCCCTTCGCCATATGCTGCCGCCTACTCTAATCCCCACTTATATGCCCAATTCCCTGGTAAATCCCTTTACTTCAATGCTCCCGTTTCCCTCGATAATATCGCCACTGAAGAATCCCTGGGAGTTGGCCCATTTAAAACCAGGAACTTTGGGTAACAATTTGAAATTGCCTTCAGAAAAACAGGCCACTCCGCCAAATCCCTATCCACCAATTGTCCTGCCACCTCCGTTGACTTCTGCTCCTCTTGAACCCTTGATTATGCCTCTGCCAAAAACTCCACCTTcacctcctccacctcctccgcctcctccgaAACCCAAGCCAACTGTCATATGTTACAAGTCTCTGGACCGGATGATCGAGAAGCGCCACTGCGATCATCTCTTGAGGTCCATGGTGAAGCGAAAGCGGCGCCAGTTCACGTGGGCTTTCAATCGGGCGGATCACTGGCGCAGATACTCACAGAATCCGGACTACGACCACGACCGCGAGGAGAAGCTGGACTGGAAGGTGTTGCAGGATCGCTTGGATGCGGACATATTCCTGAGCCTGGAGGGTTTTGTGAGCTCAGTGCGAAGGATGTTCCAGAATGCATTGCGCTGCTTTCCGGACGACGGACTGGTCAAGACCTCGGTGAAAAAGTCCAATGAGATCTTTGAAAAGAGGCTGTGCAAGTACAAGGAGCTGATAGCCAAGGCCAAAGAACGGGCACGCGAACTGGTGGCCTCAAAGGAAAAGGATGTGAACGCACTTAGGCACCCAAGTGATCAGGAGGCAAGTGGTACCAAGATTGAAAGCGAATTGGAGCCCGCTTCAGAGGGTCTAAGGAAGTCGGAGACCCCGGTGGAGAAACCCGATAAAAGTGGCATCATTTCTCCATCTCCTAGTAAAGGAAGCAGTCCTGTCAACAGGACCCCTTAA
- the LOC128256236 gene encoding protein Skeletor, isoforms B/C isoform X1 codes for MLAMKDKPWLLLFGLLAALSCLASFGDAAYPYYGTKIGALTRLHHGVSGDVYAVDSRTIFIKKFNYDGEAPAAYFYVGNTVRPSNEGAARLRDERGGTASLTRRYRNKDVTLSLPEGKTLRDIKWFSVWCDEFAVNFGDVAIPANLDFPRPQKISALRGVHGVSSDNIVIVDAQTLLVPNFSYDGEAPDAKFWVGRGQRPTSEGLRIPDENGKENPLRRYERKTIVLTLPEDLTIFDIGHFGVWCEAFTVDFGHVRLPEGLNVPPSLKMLGISPQSKLNCEVLYDDLAFEVRWAVAGESIVVQLVAKLDPNHYMSFGISPSKNISQMIGADAVVAWVDPQTGNGFATDYFLEGKAQCSGGRGACPDTKISEKTNSIRLLNAAMVNGYSIVTYQRSLAATDRLDLPISITDAESVVWAIGPLNDFREVSFHTFYNKHLHQIEFGRQPKWNCPLPEGARPGSNSSEQEDSAPAAQSSTGGAGYPPAGRPHVEPDEEFYENRAEALHRQPPQRRPETAIVTQRRPVPTPKPVNSNGAWDIPAIQCHEPEDGVFYAQMGPTGGKHGYPAITGHVGWGISWYINGLLIPEIHVVRGRTYTFVVEGGNNPDIPAKYHPFYISDDPVGGYEHKREEEKKAVRIYAGVHRSRSGQVTPTGVGRLCNWTPDVEGPPADDYQSFGAYQRTLTLKCDAGEPGVISWKPDRSTPDTVYYHCFTHRYLGWKIHVHDACDSEAGGPKGAASERHEIRLPAESEPEPAPVHEDYAGEASVRHETKVSANDNFLLKHQTDLIKNHNMNGTPPKLSFEITKSSEITKLISDGIRAAEALEESLLRNPNLNPHPNQNPNPHPHPHQKPNVTPTEISSRPEILLGETHAHKLNTSPSASAFPSPSASASPSPATLKLPIFAAGPGPGLGPGPHLIHHPPHLHRLHHHSQHAIAPHPHLHLHHQNLTANLPALAQKTIGLSEFLRPPQNAPLFHPVKLPGRRPFPAPIKKVPASRPVLPQQHPHLHPLPGLLQQPSLIVSHYRKPVPGLLKPFVKEKPFPLQPLAASVLLLGQPTELGGGFGLSHKGERLKAKGKPKIPVPYVDLEPQGSLQNTAFFNQPGKGDQKPSASSSPIPSSTTTTPLMKRPPVKEPSQEEIASMRPAVNQGFKPDTVIVESGFRPIMRTDGSGVQLPKEIIEQVAHRREDPGTEIDEVMETDTLFLTAQQGGSETQSFEPMFIPSPLDSTNASKILKVKIKEVSPSASALRLPSAALEHALPAASELRKPTLDELFGEEINEEELELEAAPEGDDEEVPEETTKKAAPTTPKEIKSSTTKKPEPEHLEDLFGPEEEDIYADEMELEMDDRVAAAAERIDTYYLPPDNRKVPHSSLPSGALYTFDGKSVVDSSLVLPPKLDAADSGAVHQRHAQYGLTPLEQLVRTTPQFGAYRGELPQEFGGTEPQPVSEYSHPAPFSRTSTTPGFSTSSGNTIYPSYSSSPRASTSTSIATATSSSSPFLSSSSLRPISTKLQLLKPVGRRA; via the exons ATGCTGGCAATGAAGGATAAACCTTGGCTGCTGCTATTTGGCCTATTGGCCGCATTAAGCT GCTTAGCCAGCTTCGGAGACGCGGCTTACCCGTACTATGGCACCAAGATCGGAGCCCTGACCCGCCTGCACCACGGTGTCTCCGGCGATGTGTACGCCGTGGACTCGCGCACCATTTTCATCAAGAAGTTCAATTACGACGGCGAGGCGCCGGCGGCCTACTTCTATGTGGGCAATACGGTGCGGCCCAGCAACGAGGGTGCCGCCCGGCTGAGGGACGAGAGGGGCGGAACCGCCTCCCTGACCCGCCGCTACCGGAACAAGGACGTCACCCTGTCGCTGCCCGAGGGCAAAACGCTGCGCGACATCAAATGGTTCTCGGTGTGGTGCGATGAGTTCGCGGTCAACTTCGGCGACGTCGCCATTCCGGCCAACTTGGACTTCCCGCGTCCGCAGAAGATCAGCGCCCTGAGGGGAGTGCACGGAGTCTCCTCCGACAACATTGTGATCGTGGACGCCCAGACGCTGCTGGTGCCCAACTTCAGCTACGACGGCGAGGCGCCAG ATGCCAAGTTCTGGGTGGGGCGTGGCCAGCGGCCCACGTCCGAGGGTCTGAGGATTCCGGACGAGAACGGCAAGGAGAACCCGCTGCGCCGCTACGAGCGCAAGACGATCGTGCTGACCCTGCCCGAGGATCTGACCATCTTCGACATCGGCCACTTTGGCGTGTGGTGCGAGGCCTTTACCGTCGATTTCGGCCATGTCCGCCTGCCGGAGGGCCTCAATGTGCCGCCCTCGCTAAAGATGCTCGGCATTAGTCCACAG TCGAAGCTCAACTGCGAGGTGCTCTACGACGATCTAGCCTTCGAGGTCCGCTGGGCGGTGGCCGGCGAGAGCATCGTGGTCCAGTTGGTGGCCAAATTGG ATCCGAACCACTACATGTCGTTCGGCATCTCGCCGAGCAAGAACATCAGCCAGATGATTGGCGCAGATGCGGTGGTGGCCTGGGTGGATCCCCAGACCGGAAACGGATTTGCAACGGACTACTTCCTGGAGGGCAAGGCGCAGTGTTCGGGCGGACGTGGTGCCTGTCCGGACACCAAGATCTCGGAGAAGACCAACTCCATACGGCTGCTAAATGCTGCCATGGTCAATGGCTACTCGATTGTGACCTACCAAAGATCCCTGGCTGCCACGGATCGCCTGGATCTGCCCATCTCGATCACGGACGCCGAGTCGGTGGTCTGGGCCATTGGACCGCTGAACGATTTCCGAGAGGTCTCCTTCCACACGTTCTACAACAAGCACCTGCACCAGATCGAGTTCGGCCGCCAGCCCAAGTGGAATTGTCCCTTGCCCGAGGGCGCTCGTCCTGGCAGCAACTCCTCCGAGCAGGAAGACTCCGCCCCCGCAGCCCAGAGTTCAACGGGTGGAGCGGGCTATCCGCCAGCGGGAAGACCCCATGTGGAGCCTGACGAGGAGTTCTACGAGAACCGGGCGGAGGCACTGCATCGCCAGCCACCGCAGAGGCGCCCGGAGACCGCCATTGTCACCCAACGGCGACCAGTGCCCACACCGAAGCCAGTGAACAGCAATGGCGCCTGGGACATCCCAGCCATCCAGTGCCACGAGCCAGAGGACGGAGTCTTCTACGCCCAGATGGGTCCCACGGGCGGCAAACACGGTTATCCAGCCATCACAG GTCACGTCGGCTGGGGCATTTCCTGGTACATCAACGGACTACTTATCCCCGAGATCCATGTGGTGCGCGGCAGGACCTACACCTTTGTGGTGGAGGGCGGCAACAATCCGGACATTCCGGCCAAGTACCATCCTTTCTACATCAGTGACGATCCTGTGGGAGGATACGAGCACAAACGCGAGGAGGAAAAGAAG GCCGTTCGCATCTACGCCGGAGTGCATCGCTCCCGATCTGGCCAGGTCACGCCCACGGGAGTGGGTCGCCTCTGCAACTGGACGCCGGACGTAGAGGGTCCTCCGGCCGACGATTACCAGTCCTTCGGCGCGTACCAGCGCACCCTGACCCTCAAGTGCGACGCCGGAGAGCCGGGCGTGATCAGCTGGAAGCCAGACAGAAGTACGCCGGACACAGTGTACTACCACTGCTTCACGCACCGCTACCTGGGATGGAAGATCCACGTCCACGACGCCTGCGACTCGGAGGCGGGCGGTCCGAAGGGAGCGGCCTCCGAACGCCACGAGATCCGGCTGCCGGCGGAATCGGAACCGGAACCGGCGCCCGTGCACGAGGACTACGCCGGAGAGGCGTCCGTTCGGCACGAAACCAAGGTCAGCGCCAAcgataattttttattgaagcACCAAACCGATTTGATTAAGAACCACAATATGAACGGAACACCGCCCAAACTGAGTTTTGAAATAACGAAATCTTCGGAAATAACCAAACTGATTTCAGATGGCATCCGCGCTGCTGAGGCTCTCGAGGAGAGCCTACTGAGGAACCCGAATCTGAACCCCCATCCCAACCAGAACCCgaatccgcatccgcatccgcaccAGAAACCGAACGTGACCCCGACCGAGATCAGCTCGCGACCCGAGATTCTGCTGGGCGAGACCCATGCCCACAAGCTGAACACATCtccatccgcatccgcattcCCATCCCCATCAGCATCGGCCTCACCATCCCCCGCCACCCTGAAGCTGCCCATCTTCGCGGCTGGCCCAGGCCCAGGCCTCGGCCCTGGCCCCCATCTCATCCACCATCCCCCGCACCTGCATCGCCTGCACCACCACTCGCAGCATGCCATTGCCCCCCACCCGCATCTCCATTTGCATCACCAAAACCTAACCGCTAATCTTCCAGCGCTGGCCCAGAAAACCATCGGCCTGTCCGAGTTTCTGCGTCCGCCGCAGAACGCTCCGCTCTTCCATCCGGTGAAGCTGCCCGGCCGTCGTCCCTTCCCCGCTCCCATCAAGAAGGTGCCGGCCTCGAGGCCCGTgctgccgcagcagcatccgCACCTGCATCCCCTCCCCGGCCTCCTGCAGCAGCCCTCCTTGATCGTGAGCCATTACAGGAAGCCGGTGCCGGGTTTGCTCAAGCCGTTCGTCAAGGAGAAGCCCTTCCCGCTGCAACCGCTGGCTGCCTCCGTCCTGCTTTTGGGACAGCCCACTGAACTGGGCGGAGGATTCGGGCTGAGCCATAAAGGCGAACGACTGAAGGCCAAGGGAAAGCCCAAAATTCCAGTACCCTATGTGGATCTGGAACCTCAGGGCTCACTGCAAAACACGGCATTCTTTAATCAGCCGGGAAAGGGTGATCAGAAACCTTCAGCAAGCTCCAGCCCTATTCCCAGCTCAACCACGACCACGCCTTTGATGAAACGTCCCCCTGTGAAGGAACCCTCCCAGGAGGAAATCGCCAGTATGCGACCGGCCGTCAATCAGGGCTTCAAGCCCGACACCGTGATCGTGGAAAGTGGTTTCCGACCCATCATGAGAACGGACGGCAGTGGGGTCCAGTTGCCCAAGGAAATCATTGAGCAGGTGGCCCATCGTCGGGAGGATCCGGGAACCGAAATCGACGAGGTGATGGAAACGGACACACTATTCCTGACAGCTCAACAAGGAGGCAGTGAAACGCAGAGCTTTGAGCCCATGTTTATACCCTCTCCGTTGGACAGTACCAATGCCTCAAAGATATTGAAGGTTAAAATAAAGGAGGTAAGTCCATCGGCCTCAGCCTTGCGTTTGCCGTCGGCAGCTCTGGAGCACGCCCTGCCCGCCGCCTCGGAGTTGAGGAAGCCCACCCTGGACGAGCTCTTTGGCGAGGAGATAAACGAAGAGGAGCTGGAACTAGAGGCAGCGCCCGAGGGGGACGATGAAGAGGTGCCAGAGGAGACCACCAAGAAGGCAGCCCCAACCACTCCAAAAGAGATCAAAAGCAGTACTACAAAGAAACCGGAACCCGAACACCTAGAGGACCTCTTCGGACCCGAAGAGGAAGACATATACGCTGATGAGATGGAACTCGAAATGGATGACCGCGTGGCGGCCGCTGCGGAGCGGATTGACACCTACTACCTGCCGCCGGACAACCGGAAGGTTCCCCATTCGAGTCTGCCGAGTGGAGCGCTGTACACCTTCGATGGCAAGTCGGTGGTGGACAGCAGCCTGGTGCTGCCGCCCAAATTGGATGCGGCCGACAGTGGAGCGGTCCACCAGCGCCATGCCCAGTATGGGCTAACACCGCTGGAGCAGCTAGTTCGAACCACGCCGCAATTCGGAGCTTACAGGGGAGAGCTGCCACAGGAGTTCGGCGGCACAGAGCCCCAGCCCGTGTCGGAGTACTCACATCCGGCGCCCTTCAGTCGAACCAGCACCACTCCCGGATTTTCCACCAGCAGTGGCAACACCATCTATCCGTCGTACTCCTCCTCGCCACgagcatccacatccacatccatagccacagccacatcatcatcatcgccatTCTTGTCCTCATCATCGCTGAGACCCATTTCCACCAAGTTGCAGCTACTGAAGCCAGTGGGCCGACGGGCGTAG